From one Gracilinanus agilis isolate LMUSP501 chromosome 5, AgileGrace, whole genome shotgun sequence genomic stretch:
- the IKZF4 gene encoding zinc finger protein Eos isoform X2, whose amino-acid sequence MDIENCNGRSYMSGSGDSSLEKDFSGAPVGPSVSTPNSQHSSPICSLSGNSIKVEMYSDEESSRLLGPDDRLLEKEDSVIVEDSLSEPLGYCDGSGPEPHSPGGIRLPNGKLKCDICGMVCIGPNVLMVHKRSHTGERPFHCNQCGASFTQKGNLLRHIKLHSGEKPFKCPFCNYACRRRDALTGHLRTHSVSSPTVGKPYKCNYCGRSYKQQSTLEEHKERCHNYLQSLSTEAQALTGPPGDDMRDLEMVPDSMLLHSSSERPTFIDRLANSLTKRKRSTPQKFVGEKQMRFSLSDLPFDMNSGGYEKDVELVAHPSLEPGFGSLAFVGAEHLRPLRLPPANCISELTPVISSVYTQMQPLPGRLELPGTREASEGHEDLVDGGPLLYRARGPLADPGVSPSNGCQDSTDTESNHEERGGGIITTPQCPPNQPVSALVVGSRPSPAYAKEDPKMQEGLPRSAPSSAKDMLRVVGEDGEPVKAFKCEHCRILFLDHVMFTIHMGCHGFRDPFECNICGYHSQDRYEFSSHIVRGEHKVG is encoded by the exons ATGGATATAGAGAACTGCAATGGCCGCTCATATATGTCTG GTAGCGGGGACTCATCTTTGGAGAAGGATTTCAGTGGGGCCCCAGTGGGGCCCTCTGTGAGCACCCCAAATAGTCAGCACTCTTCACCCATCTGCTCTCTTAGTG GTAATTCCATCAAGGTGGAGATGTACAGTGATGAAGAGTCGAGCCGACTGCTGGGGCCAGATGATCGGCTTCTGGAGAAGGAGGACAGTGTGATTGTAGAAGACTCATTGTCTGAGCCCCTGGGCTATTGTGATGGGAGTGGCCCAGAGCCTCACTCCCCTGGTGGCATCCGACTGCCCAACGGCAAGCTCAAGTGTGACATCTGTGGTATGGTCTGCATCGGGCCCAATGTGCTTATGGTACATAAGCGCAGTCACACGG GTGAGAGGCCCTTCCACTGCAACCAGTGTGGTGCCTCATTCACCCAGAAGGGGAACCTGCTGCGCCACATCAAGCTGCACTCAGGGGAGAAGCCCTTCAAATGCCCCTTCTGCAACTATGCCTGCCGCCGGCGAGACGCTCTCACTGGCCACCTCCGCACCCACTCCG TCTCCTCCCCAACGGTGGGCAAGCCCTACAAGTGCAACTACTGTGGCCGGAGCTACAAGCAGCAGAGTACACTGGAGGAACACAAGGAGCGGTGTCATAACTACCTGCAGTCTCTCAGTACTGAAGCCCAGGCCCTGACTGGACCGCCAG GTGATGACATGCGTGACCTAGAGATGGTGCCAGATTCCATGCTACTACACTCGTCCTCCGAGCGGCCAACTTTTATTGACCGCCTGGCCAACAGCCTAACCAAACGCAAGCGTTCCACACCACAGAAGTTTGTGG GTGAGAAGCAGATGCGCTTTAGCCTCTCCGATCTCCCCTTTGACATGAATTCAGGTGGCTATGAGAAGGATGTGGAGCTGGTTGCACATCCCAGTTTGGAGCCCGGCTTTGGCTCACTAGCCTTTGTGGGCGCAGAACACCTACGCCCACTCCGCCTTCCACCTGCCAACTGCATCTCAGAGCTCACACCTGTCATAAGTTCTGTCTACACCCAGATGCAGCCCCTTCCTGGCCGACTAGAGTTACCTGGAACCCGGGAAGCCAGCGAGGGGCATGAGGACCTGGTTGACGGGGGCCCCCTCCTCTACCGGGCTCGGGGTCCCCTGGCTGACCCTGGGGTCTCCCCCAGCAATGGCTGCCAGGACTccacagacacagagagcaaCCATGAGGAGCGGGGTGGGGGAATTATAACGACCCCTCAGTGTCCCCCAAATCAGCCAGTTTCTGCTCTGGTTGTGGGGAGCCGGCCCAGCCCTGCCTACGCCAAAGAGGACCCCAAGATGCAGGAAGGGCTCCCCCGGAGTGCCCCCAGCTCTGCCAAGGACATGCTGCGGGTGGTGGGTGAGGACGGAGAGCCAGTGAAGGCCTTCAAGTGTGAGCACTGCCGCATCCTCTTCCTGGACCACGTCATGTTCACCATCCACATGGGCTGCCACGGCTTCAGGGACCCTTTTGAGTGCAACATCTGTGGCTACCACAGCCAGGACCGGTACGAGTTCTCCTCCCACATTGTCCGAGGGGAACACAAGGTGGGCTAG
- the IKZF4 gene encoding zinc finger protein Eos isoform X1 gives MTAVPLTSRNPCFLEGSGDSSLEKDFSGAPVGPSVSTPNSQHSSPICSLSGNSIKVEMYSDEESSRLLGPDDRLLEKEDSVIVEDSLSEPLGYCDGSGPEPHSPGGIRLPNGKLKCDICGMVCIGPNVLMVHKRSHTGERPFHCNQCGASFTQKGNLLRHIKLHSGEKPFKCPFCNYACRRRDALTGHLRTHSVSSPTVGKPYKCNYCGRSYKQQSTLEEHKERCHNYLQSLSTEAQALTGPPGDDMRDLEMVPDSMLLHSSSERPTFIDRLANSLTKRKRSTPQKFVGEKQMRFSLSDLPFDMNSGGYEKDVELVAHPSLEPGFGSLAFVGAEHLRPLRLPPANCISELTPVISSVYTQMQPLPGRLELPGTREASEGHEDLVDGGPLLYRARGPLADPGVSPSNGCQDSTDTESNHEERGGGIITTPQCPPNQPVSALVVGSRPSPAYAKEDPKMQEGLPRSAPSSAKDMLRVVGEDGEPVKAFKCEHCRILFLDHVMFTIHMGCHGFRDPFECNICGYHSQDRYEFSSHIVRGEHKVG, from the exons ATGACGGCGGTTCCCCTCACTTCCAGGAATCCATGCTTCCTGGAAG GTAGCGGGGACTCATCTTTGGAGAAGGATTTCAGTGGGGCCCCAGTGGGGCCCTCTGTGAGCACCCCAAATAGTCAGCACTCTTCACCCATCTGCTCTCTTAGTG GTAATTCCATCAAGGTGGAGATGTACAGTGATGAAGAGTCGAGCCGACTGCTGGGGCCAGATGATCGGCTTCTGGAGAAGGAGGACAGTGTGATTGTAGAAGACTCATTGTCTGAGCCCCTGGGCTATTGTGATGGGAGTGGCCCAGAGCCTCACTCCCCTGGTGGCATCCGACTGCCCAACGGCAAGCTCAAGTGTGACATCTGTGGTATGGTCTGCATCGGGCCCAATGTGCTTATGGTACATAAGCGCAGTCACACGG GTGAGAGGCCCTTCCACTGCAACCAGTGTGGTGCCTCATTCACCCAGAAGGGGAACCTGCTGCGCCACATCAAGCTGCACTCAGGGGAGAAGCCCTTCAAATGCCCCTTCTGCAACTATGCCTGCCGCCGGCGAGACGCTCTCACTGGCCACCTCCGCACCCACTCCG TCTCCTCCCCAACGGTGGGCAAGCCCTACAAGTGCAACTACTGTGGCCGGAGCTACAAGCAGCAGAGTACACTGGAGGAACACAAGGAGCGGTGTCATAACTACCTGCAGTCTCTCAGTACTGAAGCCCAGGCCCTGACTGGACCGCCAG GTGATGACATGCGTGACCTAGAGATGGTGCCAGATTCCATGCTACTACACTCGTCCTCCGAGCGGCCAACTTTTATTGACCGCCTGGCCAACAGCCTAACCAAACGCAAGCGTTCCACACCACAGAAGTTTGTGG GTGAGAAGCAGATGCGCTTTAGCCTCTCCGATCTCCCCTTTGACATGAATTCAGGTGGCTATGAGAAGGATGTGGAGCTGGTTGCACATCCCAGTTTGGAGCCCGGCTTTGGCTCACTAGCCTTTGTGGGCGCAGAACACCTACGCCCACTCCGCCTTCCACCTGCCAACTGCATCTCAGAGCTCACACCTGTCATAAGTTCTGTCTACACCCAGATGCAGCCCCTTCCTGGCCGACTAGAGTTACCTGGAACCCGGGAAGCCAGCGAGGGGCATGAGGACCTGGTTGACGGGGGCCCCCTCCTCTACCGGGCTCGGGGTCCCCTGGCTGACCCTGGGGTCTCCCCCAGCAATGGCTGCCAGGACTccacagacacagagagcaaCCATGAGGAGCGGGGTGGGGGAATTATAACGACCCCTCAGTGTCCCCCAAATCAGCCAGTTTCTGCTCTGGTTGTGGGGAGCCGGCCCAGCCCTGCCTACGCCAAAGAGGACCCCAAGATGCAGGAAGGGCTCCCCCGGAGTGCCCCCAGCTCTGCCAAGGACATGCTGCGGGTGGTGGGTGAGGACGGAGAGCCAGTGAAGGCCTTCAAGTGTGAGCACTGCCGCATCCTCTTCCTGGACCACGTCATGTTCACCATCCACATGGGCTGCCACGGCTTCAGGGACCCTTTTGAGTGCAACATCTGTGGCTACCACAGCCAGGACCGGTACGAGTTCTCCTCCCACATTGTCCGAGGGGAACACAAGGTGGGCTAG